The genomic DNA TCTCATACCCACGATACCCCTCCGAAAGCAAAGCCTGCTGTCCACTAGCATCACTCATTAGAATACTTTGAACATCCGTCCAATCTCTTTCATTATCTCCGCGCAATTTCTTCACAAAAACATACCGCAGACTATCACCATATTTTTCCTTCAACACAGCAATCTCCATCCCTTGCGCAAATTTATCCTTCAAACTCGGGATGTTAAAAGGAGCAACGGTGCAGCATACATAATCATATTTGCTATCTTCTTTTTGCAATTCGTCCATGATGACGTTTGCTAATATTTTTTGCATACCATTTCCTCGGCAGTTCGGATGAACGTTTGAGATTTCTTGATAGATGACGCGGTGTAGTTCACTTTCTGGCAAACCAATATCAAGCCCTAAATGTTCATCATCGATAGGCGGGACGAGTAGAGCGCGAAATGCGATGAGTTCGTTTTCGATAAAAGAACCGATCATCATGCCGTTTCCTTTTAGAATGTATTGAAATTCTTCTTGTGAGAGTGGTTGTAAACGACTTTTATCTTCTAGTGCTTCAACTACAATGTTTTGTAGTGATAAAATTTGTTCGATGTGCTCTAGTGATAGTAATGTAACGTGAAATGATTCGTTATTTTGTTTTAATGTTCCTTCGTATAGAACCGTCATATGATAGTCCTCCTTTAGCGTACAACGTCTTGAAAGACGGTTAGTTCTTGTAGTGTATCTTCGTTTATTTCAATGCCGAGTCCCGGCTTTTCGTTTAAGCGAATGAATGGTACATCGTAATGTAAGTTTCCAATGTCTTTCGTGAATTTTAATGGTCCTGTTAGCTCTACGCTCGTAATGATTTTCTTTGAGAAAGCGACATGGAATCCTGCGGAAGAGGCAACAGAGGATTCGACCATTGATCCCACTTGGCATTCAATGCCGGCCATTTCAGCTTGATGAGCGAGCTTTACAGCTGGATATATGCCGCCGCATTTCATTAGTTTTATATTCACTTTATCGGCAGCTTCTAATTTAATAATTTGGCGCATTTCACGAGAACTTTTTAGTCCTTCATCAATCATAAGCGGGAGATCTGTTTTAGAACGAATATGAGCCATGGCATCAATATCGTCCGCGATAACAGGTTGTTCAATCCAGTCAATGTTTAAATGTCCTAATGAACGCAGTGCTGTTAATGTGTTCGCGCTATTTTTCCAGCCTTGGTTTACATCAATGCGAATAGCGATGTCATTTCCTACACGTTCTCGTACAGCTTCAATACGTTTCACATCTTCTTTTACATTCGTACCAACTTTCATTTTGAAAGATTGGTAACCTTTTTGAATCATAGAAGCAGCTTCTTCAGCCATATCTTCAGGATCGGCAATACTTAAAACGTGAGTGACAGGGAATTCTTCATGATAGCGCCCACCAATTAATTGATATACAGGTTGATTTAGTTTTTTGCCCATTATATCAAAACAAGCAATATCAATTGCGGCTTTCGCTGTTGGAACACCGTAAATTGTATTGTCCATCATGTCGTGTATTTTTTCGATATTCATTGGATTTTTCCCGATTAGAGCAGGGGTTAGCGTATGTTTTAAAGTATGGAAAGTACTTTCCCATGATTCACCTGTGACGTGATCATCAGCAACGCCTTCACCGTAACCGATAATACCTTCATCTGTTTCCATTTTGACGATAATAGAGGGCATATCAGAATAAGAGCCATAACTAATAACAAACGGACTGCGAAGCGGTAAACGAATTGCGTAAAGATGAATAGCTGTAATTTTCATTGAATAGAAACTCCTTCCTGTTTTACAATAGTTTTATACATTTGATATAGTTGACGTTAAATAGTCGTTAATTAATGATAAGGAGTTAGAGAAAATGATGATAAAAATTGCAGTTGTCGGTTCAAAGGAGTTTATGGATAACCTTTTTCCTATTGCTCAAAAATTAGAAGGAATAGAAATTGATTCCTATATTTACCTTCATCCGGCAGAATCTTCTGAACTATTAAAGTGTCTAAAGCCTTGTGATGTCATCTTTTTCTCAGGTGCTTTACCTTATTATATGGCAAAAGAAGTAAGAGAACAATTACGAATTCCAAGTACATACTTACAGCAAGACGAGACAACTGTCGCATCTTCCATTCTTTCTATCATGTATCATCAAAGTATTCAACCACATAACATTTCCATCGATTTAGTAGACCGCTCGTTTATTACAAATGTGTTCCATGATATCGGTATAAAAGAAAGTCCGCAAGTGTTGGATTATGAAAATATGCTGTGGAGTAAAGATGAAATAAATAGAGTTATCGATTTTCATGTAGCTAAATATCAATCTGGAGAAGCTCATTTAGCTTTAACTAGTATTCACGCTGTTTACGACGAGCTTCAAAAAATGGGTGTTCCTTCAGAGCGTATGATTGATCCAACACAATCCATTATACATGGGCTAAAAGATGCAAAAATAAAAGCTGAGTTAGCAAAAAGCTATTCAGCTACTGTTGGTACTTGTATTATTTCGTCCTTAGAATTACGAACGAGTTTGCTTGAAAAACTAGATGTCATTTCAAAAGAACTACGTGGTTCATTTAAACAAGTGGATGAAATGACATGCATTTTGTATACAACTCGTGGTGATATCGAATCAATTATTAAAACAAATGCGATAGATAACTTGTTTGCGAGTGTAGAAGGAACGATAGCTATTGGATTTGGTTATGGAAAAACCGTGAAAGAAGCGGAGCAAAATGCAAAAATTGCTCAAAGTTTTGCAAAGAATAATCCAATAGATCGTTGTTTTTATATACTAACAAGTGATAAAGATTTGTTTGGTCCATTCCCGAAAGAACAGAGAGTACAAAGTTTGAAAAATGATAATCCGGAACTAATGAAAATAGCGAAGGAAACGAAGCTTAGTCCGGCCAACTTGTCAAAAATTATTCAATTTAGTCAATCGCATCCGTCATTGAAATTTACAGCAGCTGACCTTTCTGAGTACTTACAAGTGACTCGAAGATCGACAGAAAGGTTGTTAAAGAAATTAGTTGATTACGGGTATGCTCATATTTGCGGCGAGGAAATGCCCTATCAACAAGGGCGACCTCGCGCACTATATGAACTGAATTTACCGCTATTTTTAAGCTTCTAGTTGAGCTTTTTGTTTCTTTAGCAGTTCTGCTTTTTCAATGTCTGATAGTTTTACAATTGTGAAACCTGTTATACCATAAATGATTGAGATAATAGGTACGATGAAATTCAAAATAGCATAAGGAGCATATTCAAATGCACCTACGCCAAGTGTAGCGAGAATAAATACACCGCACGTATTCCAAGGAACGAAGACAGAAGTTAATGTTCCGCCATCTTCTAATGCTCTGGATAAGTTTTTTGAATGTAGTCCTTTTTCTGTGTATGCATTTGCGTACATTCTTGAAGGGACAACAATTGAAATATATTGTTCAGAGCAAGTAAGGTTTGTTGCAAAACAAGATGCGATAGTAGAAGCGATAAGCCCTTTTGCTGATTTCGCTAACTTTAAAATTTGATTTACAATTGAGCGAAGAATACCTGTATGTTCTAATACTCCTCCGAAAGTCATAGCGACAATTGTCATAGAGACTGTATTCATCATCGAATCTAAGCCACCGCGGTTAAATAGTTCGTCTACTAGCTTGTTTCCAGTGTCTATAACAAATCCAGCTTGGAGTGCACCGACAGATGCTGAGACAGAACCACCTTGAATAAAGACTTGTGATAAGAATCCTAAAATAATACCGACGAGAATGGCTGGTATGGCAGGAACCTTTTTAGCGACCAATACCATAACGGCTACGGGTATAATGAGTAGGAAAGGTGAGATAACAAAGTTTTGTTGCAATACTTGTAACGTTTGATCGATGCTCTTCGCATCAATATTGTTAGCGCCGAAGCTTCTTCCTAAGACCGCGTATACGATAAGAGTAATAATTAAACCGGGAACTGTAGTAAATAACATATGACGAATGTGTGCGAATAAATCTGTATTTGTTAATCCTGCGGCTAAGTTAGTTGTATCTGAAAGCGGTGACATTTTATCGCCAAAATAAGAGCCTGAAATAATGGCACCAGCAACCATTGGAGCTGGAATTCCCATACTTAGGCCAATTCCCATTCCAGCAACACCAATTGTACCCATTGTATACCAAGAGCTACCAATCGCTAATGCAACGATAGAACAAATGACAGTAATGGAAACTAAAAATAGTGATGGAGTTAAAAGTTTTAAACCGTAATAAATCATCGTTGCGACAATTCCACCGCCAATCCAAGCACCAATTGTTAAGCCAACAAGAATAATAATGACGATAGCGGGTAATGCAAGACGAATCCCTTTATACATTGCTTCTTCAAGATCATTCCATTTGTAACCGTAACGCCAAGCGACAATAGAAGCAACGGTTGTACCGATAATAAGTGGAACGTGAGGGCTTTGTTTTAATACAACAATTGTAACCATCATAACTGCAACGGTAATGATAATAGGGATAATCGCTATTCCAAAAGGTATTTCTTTTTTCATAAAGTTCCTCCTTGTTACGTATGTTTGTTTGTATTTTTAGAATTGTCGTAAAATAGACGTTTATTAGGTTATGATAACTAAAAGTTTATGTAAGCGTCAATATAAAAATCAGAAAATAATGAATGTTATAGTTGTTTGTTTAGTTTGTAATATAGATGCGTAGTAAGCTTTTGAAGTATCTAAAAATAAATAATTGACTTTTTTCTTAAAATTCAATATGTTCATAAAAACATCTGTTTTTCATAAGTATAATTAACCTGATGGTTTATAATTTGGGAAGGAGACTGGAACGTTGAAAACATTAGAACTACAAGAGCGCTTAACGGAGATTTTTCAGCATTTACACGAAAACCCTGAAGTAAGTTGGAAAGAATATGAAACGACAGCGTATATTACTGACTTTTTAAAAGAAGAAGGAATTTCATATAGAACATTTGATGATTGTCCAGGTGTAATTGCTGAGATTGGAGGCGGGAATCCAGTTATTGCGATTCGTGCTGATATGGATGCACTTTGGCAAGAAGTAGATGGAGAATTTAAAGCGAACCATTCATGTGGTCATGATGCTCATATGACCATTGTAATGGGAGTTATTTTACAATTGAAAAATATGAGATGGAAAAGTGGTACGGTTAGGTTTATTTTTCAGCCGGCAGAAGAGAAGGGTAATGGTGCTTTGAAGATGGTGGAGAAAGGTGCTGTAGATGATGCTGATTTCTTATTTGGTGTCCATCTAAGACCGATTGAAGAACTATCTTTGAAACAAGCAGCCTCATCTATTCGCCATGGAGCAGCTGGATTTTTAGAGGGGATGATTCATGGGGAGGATGCACACGGGGCGAGACCACACCAAGGTGTGAATGCAATTGATGTCATTTCCATGATTAATATCGGTTTGAAAAATATTTGGTTGCCACCGCAAAGTTCCTATTCAGTAAAAATGACGAGATGCCAAGCTGGTGGCGATAATTTAAATATCATTCCGGGAAATGGTCATTTCAGTTTAGATGTAAGAGCAGAGAGTAATATACTATTAGAAGAATTAAAGGAAAAGATTGAGCATGTAATAGAATCAGCTGCATCGATGGGGTCGAAAACTTCATATGAATGGATGGATCTTGCACCAGGAGCAGAGGTTTCCGAAGAAGCAGAGCGCTTTATGCGTAAAGGTATTATCGAAGTGTATGGGGAAGAGAGATGTACGGGACCTCTCTATACGACAGGAAGCGATGATTTCCATTATTACACAGTGAAAAGACCACATTTAAAAGCTGTCATGCTTGGACTAGGAGCAGACCTACAACCTGGATTACACCATCCGTATATGAGGTTTGATCATAGTTGTATTATGGATGGAGTAGAAATATTGAAACAAACTGTATTGAAAGTGTTAGAAGACAGGGGCTAGAGAGCTCCTGTTTTTTTGTCGTGGATTGTCGGTAAATCGATATATTTGAAAAATCGTTGATATATTTGAAGTTACGATAGATATATTAAGAAAATCGTTAATATAATTTCACGTACCTATTAATTTGATTAAAAATGAATCTCCAGTACATGGTGTATAATAATAAGTACCATTTTTTAATAGGAGAAAACGAATGAACGAACAATATTACGATGCAGTTTTACATATAAAAACAGTCGGTGAGCAAAAGGGGTTTAACAAGTCTATGCATTATCACCGCTATGAACCGACGCCCTATAGCGGATTAGATGAGTTACTGAATCAATATGAAATACGAAGTAGCGACCGAATTGTAGACTTTGGGTGCGGAAAAGGAAGATTAAACTTTTATATGCATCATAAATGTGGTGCATCAGCAGTTGGAATTGAAATGAATGAAGAGTTTTATAAAGAAGCGATGGATAATCGAGATCGTTATGCACGAAAGACACGAAACAGTAAGGGGAAAATCCAGTTCCAATGTTGTTTAGCGCAGGAATATGAGATTGATCCGCATGATAATAGGTTTTATTTTTTTAATCCATTTTCTGTACAAGTGTTTATGAATGTAGTAAATAACATTTTGCTTTCGGTAGAAGAAACGGGGAGAGAAGTGGATATTATTTTATATTATCCTTCTGAGGACTATATTTTCTTCTTAGAAAATCAGACTGCGTTTGAGCTGAAGAAAGAAGTTAGATTGCCAGGTGCTTATGAGAAGAATGGGAATGAGAGGTTTTTAGTTTATACATTAAGGTAAAAAAAACAGGTGCTAAGGCACCTGTTTTTTTATTAGTTACGAATTAAGTAATCAAATGCACCTAAAGCTGCGTTTGCACCTGAACCCATAGAGATGATGATTTGTTTGTACGGATTATTTGTACAGTCACCTGCAGCAAACACTCCTGGTACGTTTGTAGCGCCGTGCTTGTCTGTTACGATTTCACCGCGAGCGCGTTCAACTGTTTCGCCTAACCAGTCTGTGTTTGGCACAAGACCGATTTGTACGAATACACCTTGTAATTCAACGTGATGAACTTCTTCAGTTTCACGATCGATGTAAGAAATACCGTTTACTTTATCAGTACCAGTAATTTCTTTCGTTTGAACGTTTTTCAGAACAGTTACGTTTGGTAAGCTGTTAAGACGCTCTTGTAATACAGCATCAGCTTTTAATTCTGGCATGAATTCAAGAACAGTTACGTGCTTAACAATACCTGCTAAGTCGATAGCTGCTTCAATACCAGAGTTACCTCCGCCGATAACTGCTACGTCTTTTCCAGTGAATAATGGACCGTCACAGTGTGGGCAGTATGCTACACCTTTATTTTTGAACTCAGCTTCACCCGGTACGCCAACGTTACGCCAGCGAGCACCTGTTGAAACGATTACGCTCTTACTTTTCAGAATAGCGCCGTTTTCAAGTTCCACTTCAATAAGTTCTTTTTTCTCTAAACGTTTCGCACGTTGTAGATTCATTACATCGATATCGTATTCTTTTACGTGCTCTTCAAGACTTGCTACTAGCTTAGGACCTTCAGTCTTTTTTACGCTGATGAAGTTCTCAATGCCCATAGTATCCATTACTTGACCACCGAAGCGCTCAGCAACGATACCAGTGCGGATGCCTTTACGTGCTGCGTAAATTGCTGCACTTGCACCAGCAGGGCCGCCACCAACAACAAGAACATCGTATGGATCTTTATCAGAAAGCTCTGATGCATCTGGACCGTTACCCATTTTAGCTAAAATTTCTTCAAGTGTCATACGACCGCTTCCGAAAGATTCGCCGTTTAGGTAAACAGTTGGTACTGCCATGATGTCTTTGCTTTCTACTTCCTCTTTGAATGCAGCGCCATCAATCATAGTATGTGTAATACTAGAGTTAAGAACGCTCATTACGTTAAGAGCTTGTACAACATCAGGACAGTTATGACAACTTAGGCTGATATAAGATTCAAAATGATATTCGCCTTGAATGTTTTTAATTTGATCGATTAATTTCTGTTCAACTTTTGGAGCGCGTCCACTTACTTGTAGTAAAGCTAACACTAATGATGTAAATTCGTGTCCTAATGGAATACCAGCGAATACGACACCAGTGTCTTCACCAGGGCGGTTTACGCTAAAGCTTGGTGTTCTCTCTAATTCAACTTTTTCTACTGTAATCTTAGATGACATAGTAGCTAATTCGTCTACTAGAGCTAACATATCTTTAGATACGTTATCGTCTCCTGCGCTTACTTTAAGTAAAATATCGTTCTCCATTAACTGAAGGTATTGGGATAGTTGTGTTTTTATATCTGCATCTAGTATCATTTTGATCGAACTCCTTAGATTTTGCCTACAAGGTCAAGGCTTGGTTTAAGTGTTGCAGAACCCTCTTGCCATTTAGCTGGGCAAACTTCACCTGGGTTGTTACGTACGTATTGAGCAGCTTTAATTTTGTTAACAAGAATGCTTGCGTCACGGCCGATACCGTCAGCATTGATTTCCATAGATTGGATAACGCCGTCTGGATCGATGATGAATGTACCACGAGCAGCAAGACCTTCTTCTTCCATTAAAACGTTGAAGTTTGTAGTGATTGTTCGAGTTGGGTCACCGATCATGATGTACTCGATTTTGCCGATAGTTTCTGAGCTATCATGCCATGCTTTGTGAGTGAAGTGAGTGTCTGTAGATACAGAGTATACTTCAACGCCTAAGTCTTTTAGAGTTGCATATTGGTTTTGTAAGTCTTCAAGTTCAGTTGGGCAAACGAATGTGAAGTCAGCTGGGTAGAAACAAACTACACTCCATTTTCCTTTTAAACTTTCGTCAGTAACTTGGATAAATTCTCCATTATGGTAAGCATTAGCTTTAAACGGTTTTACTTCTGTGCCGATTAATAACATGTTAAAATTCCTCCTAAATGTTGGTTTGAGCATCAAAAAATAGTGTGCTCATAAAATATATTTTTTAATTAACTATAATAATTCTAATTCGATATTAATTATCATATAGAATTGGTTATTTTGTCAAGCGAATAAACCAACTTTATTCCAATTTAATTAATATTTATTCTCAATTAAGGCTATCAGGGAATAGAAAGGTAATTTTAAGTCTATAAATTTTAGATGAGTGTTTGAAAAGTTTAGTGTGTATGTTAGAGATAGTGTGTAAGTTTAATTTTTTAGGAAGGAAATATTTCTTAGAAGTTGTGGTTTTGAAAAGGAACTGCTTACTTCTATTTTACAAAGAATTTTGTGATAAATAAAATAAAATGAATCGGAAATTTTTTGAACAATTTTTGTCATCTCAAATATATAATTAGGAAGTATATTAAGATGATAGTTAGAAACATTGACTCAAAGTGCTAACAAGATATAATAAAACCTAGATATATCTTTCAAAAAGAAGAATACATATTTATAGGATGAAAAAATTCAACCTATTATTTTTTATAGCTTTTAGAAAACGCTTACAATTAGTGTGGAGGGGAAACCATGTCTAAGTTCACGAAGTATTTTTTAATGGAAGCTAAAGATGTGATTGCATATGTGAAAGAGAAATTGTCTAAGTTTGAACATGCAAAGGAGTTACAGTGTAAAGAAATAGGTGATGGCAATTTAAATTATGTGTTCCGCGTTTGGGATGAAAAAGAGAACATGTCAGTCATCGTAAAGCAAGCTGGGGATACAGCTCGCATTTCAGATGAGTTTAAGTTGTCGACAAACCGTATTCGTATAGAATCAGATGTTTTGCAGTTAGAGGATGAGTTAGCACCCGGACTTGTTCCTAAGGTGTATTTATTTGATAGTGTGATGAATTGTTGCGTAATGGAAGATTTATCGGATCACACAATATTACGTACAGCACTTATAAATCATCAAATATTTCCGAGGCTTGCGGATGATTTAACTACTTTTATGGTAAATACACTTTTATTAACATCGGATGTTGTAATGAATCATAAAGAGAAGAAGGAACTTGTGAAGAATTATATAAATCCTGA from Bacillus cereus G9842 includes the following:
- a CDS encoding mandelate racemase/muconate lactonizing enzyme family protein, yielding MKITAIHLYAIRLPLRSPFVISYGSYSDMPSIIVKMETDEGIIGYGEGVADDHVTGESWESTFHTLKHTLTPALIGKNPMNIEKIHDMMDNTIYGVPTAKAAIDIACFDIMGKKLNQPVYQLIGGRYHEEFPVTHVLSIADPEDMAEEAASMIQKGYQSFKMKVGTNVKEDVKRIEAVRERVGNDIAIRIDVNQGWKNSANTLTALRSLGHLNIDWIEQPVIADDIDAMAHIRSKTDLPLMIDEGLKSSREMRQIIKLEAADKVNIKLMKCGGIYPAVKLAHQAEMAGIECQVGSMVESSVASSAGFHVAFSKKIITSVELTGPLKFTKDIGNLHYDVPFIRLNEKPGLGIEINEDTLQELTVFQDVVR
- the nhaC gene encoding Na+/H+ antiporter NhaC is translated as MKKEIPFGIAIIPIIITVAVMMVTIVVLKQSPHVPLIIGTTVASIVAWRYGYKWNDLEEAMYKGIRLALPAIVIIILVGLTIGAWIGGGIVATMIYYGLKLLTPSLFLVSITVICSIVALAIGSSWYTMGTIGVAGMGIGLSMGIPAPMVAGAIISGSYFGDKMSPLSDTTNLAAGLTNTDLFAHIRHMLFTTVPGLIITLIVYAVLGRSFGANNIDAKSIDQTLQVLQQNFVISPFLLIIPVAVMVLVAKKVPAIPAILVGIILGFLSQVFIQGGSVSASVGALQAGFVIDTGNKLVDELFNRGGLDSMMNTVSMTIVAMTFGGVLEHTGILRSIVNQILKLAKSAKGLIASTIASCFATNLTCSEQYISIVVPSRMYANAYTEKGLHSKNLSRALEDGGTLTSVFVPWNTCGVFILATLGVGAFEYAPYAILNFIVPIISIIYGITGFTIVKLSDIEKAELLKKQKAQLEA
- a CDS encoding M20 peptidase aminoacylase family protein; this encodes MKTLELQERLTEIFQHLHENPEVSWKEYETTAYITDFLKEEGISYRTFDDCPGVIAEIGGGNPVIAIRADMDALWQEVDGEFKANHSCGHDAHMTIVMGVILQLKNMRWKSGTVRFIFQPAEEKGNGALKMVEKGAVDDADFLFGVHLRPIEELSLKQAASSIRHGAAGFLEGMIHGEDAHGARPHQGVNAIDVISMINIGLKNIWLPPQSSYSVKMTRCQAGGDNLNIIPGNGHFSLDVRAESNILLEELKEKIEHVIESAASMGSKTSYEWMDLAPGAEVSEEAERFMRKGIIEVYGEERCTGPLYTTGSDDFHYYTVKRPHLKAVMLGLGADLQPGLHHPYMRFDHSCIMDGVEILKQTVLKVLEDRG
- a CDS encoding SAM-dependent methyltransferase; this translates as MNEQYYDAVLHIKTVGEQKGFNKSMHYHRYEPTPYSGLDELLNQYEIRSSDRIVDFGCGKGRLNFYMHHKCGASAVGIEMNEEFYKEAMDNRDRYARKTRNSKGKIQFQCCLAQEYEIDPHDNRFYFFNPFSVQVFMNVVNNILLSVEETGREVDIILYYPSEDYIFFLENQTAFELKKEVRLPGAYEKNGNERFLVYTLR
- the ahpF gene encoding alkyl hydroperoxide reductase subunit F; translation: MILDADIKTQLSQYLQLMENDILLKVSAGDDNVSKDMLALVDELATMSSKITVEKVELERTPSFSVNRPGEDTGVVFAGIPLGHEFTSLVLALLQVSGRAPKVEQKLIDQIKNIQGEYHFESYISLSCHNCPDVVQALNVMSVLNSSITHTMIDGAAFKEEVESKDIMAVPTVYLNGESFGSGRMTLEEILAKMGNGPDASELSDKDPYDVLVVGGGPAGASAAIYAARKGIRTGIVAERFGGQVMDTMGIENFISVKKTEGPKLVASLEEHVKEYDIDVMNLQRAKRLEKKELIEVELENGAILKSKSVIVSTGARWRNVGVPGEAEFKNKGVAYCPHCDGPLFTGKDVAVIGGGNSGIEAAIDLAGIVKHVTVLEFMPELKADAVLQERLNSLPNVTVLKNVQTKEITGTDKVNGISYIDRETEEVHHVELQGVFVQIGLVPNTDWLGETVERARGEIVTDKHGATNVPGVFAAGDCTNNPYKQIIISMGSGANAALGAFDYLIRN
- the ahpC gene encoding alkyl hydroperoxide reductase subunit C, whose product is MLLIGTEVKPFKANAYHNGEFIQVTDESLKGKWSVVCFYPADFTFVCPTELEDLQNQYATLKDLGVEVYSVSTDTHFTHKAWHDSSETIGKIEYIMIGDPTRTITTNFNVLMEEEGLAARGTFIIDPDGVIQSMEINADGIGRDASILVNKIKAAQYVRNNPGEVCPAKWQEGSATLKPSLDLVGKI